From one Aptenodytes patagonicus unplaced genomic scaffold, bAptPat1.pri.cur scaffold_383, whole genome shotgun sequence genomic stretch:
- the LOC143173877 gene encoding LOW QUALITY PROTEIN: cytochrome P450 11B, mitochondrial-like (The sequence of the model RefSeq protein was modified relative to this genomic sequence to represent the inferred CDS: inserted 1 base in 1 codon; deleted 3 bases in 2 codons), whose translation MRPRSWLWGRGGRRALCSGGAGGVPGAVQPYEAVPRDGRNRWLNLYRAWRSGGFQDFHHRMQGSFHRLGPIYRERVGTYDCVNVLLPRDAAQLFRAEGVFPRRMGIEAWSAHRRLRNKCGVFLLNGPAWRSDRLALNREVLSPAGARKFLPLLDAVARDFAAAMCRRVRESPGRALTLDLHPLLFRFTLEASSYALYGERLGLLGGAAAGGGAQRFIGAVETMLRTTLPLLFLPXPLLRRLHPPLWREHLRAWDTIFQHVLPGGPGGYGGIMAELLLQGRLPLDSVKANVTEFTAGGVDTTAMPLLFTLFELGRNPGVQRALRAELRGGGGVAGGAAGGGARPLPALLGALPLLRAAIKETLRLYPVGITVQRYPAKDVVLHNYRVPAGTLCQVALYAMGRSPDVFPHPERYDPSRWLGKDDTSFKALAFGFGARQCIGRRLAEAEMMLFLVHVLSNFTIEAVSTEDIRTVFRFILMPEKSPLLTFRTLD comes from the exons ATGAGACCCCGGAGCTggctgtggggccgggggggccgccggGCGCTGTGctcggggggggccgggggggtccccggggccgTGCAGCCCTACGAGGCCGTTCCCCGGGACGGCCGCAACCGTTGGCTCAACCTCTACCGCGCCTGGCGCAGCGGCGGCTTCCAGGACTTCCACCACCGCATGCAGGGCAGCTTCCACCGCCTCGGACCCATCTacag GGAGCGGGTGGGCACCTACGACTGCGTCAACGTGCTGCTCCCGCGGGACGCGGCCCAGCTCTTCCGTGCCGAGGGGGTCTTCCCGCGGCGGATGGGCATCGAGGCCTGGAGCGCCCACCGCCGCCTGCGCAACAAGTGCGGCGTCTTCCTGCT GAACGGGCCGGCCTGGCGCTCGGACCGGCTGGCGCTGAACCGGGAGGTGCTGAGCCCGGCCGGCGCCCGCAAGTTCCTGCCGCTGCTGGACGCCGTCGCCCGCGACTTCGCCGCCGCCATGTGCCGCCGCGTGCGGGAGAGCCCCGGGCGCGCCCTCACCCTCGACCTCCACCCCCTCCTCTTCCGATTCACCCTGGAGG CCAGCAGCTACGCGCTGTACGGGGAgcggctggggctgctggggggggcggcggcgggggggggggcgcagcgcTTCATCGGGGCGGTGGAGACGATGCTGCGGACCACCCTGCCGCTGctcttcctgc cccccctGCTGCGCCGCCTGCACCCCCCCCTCTGGCGGGAGCACCTGCGGGCCTGGGACACCATCTTCCAGCACg TTctgccgggggggccgggggggtaCGGGGGGATCATGgccgagctgctgctgcagggccgGCTGCCCCTCGACTCCGTCAAGGCCAATGTCACCGAGTTCACCGCCGGCGGCGTCGACACc acggCGATGCCGCTGCTGTTCACGCTGTTCGAGCTGGGGCGGAACCCGGGGGTGCAGCGGGCGCTGCGGGCCGagctgcggggcggcgggggg gtggcggggggggcggcgggggggggggcccgcccgctgcccgcgcTCCTGGGCGCGCTCCCGCTGCTGCGCGCCGCCATCAAGGAGACCCTGCG actgTACCCGGTGGGCATCACGGTGCAGCGCTACCCCGCCAAGGACGTGGTGCTCCACAACTACCGCGTGCCGGCGGGG ACGCTGTGCCAGGTGGCCCTGTACGCCATGGGCCGCAGCCCGGACGTCTTCCCCCACCCCGAGCGCTACGACCCCTCCCGTTGGCTCGGCAAGGACGACACCAGCTTCAAGGCGTTGGCCTTCGGCTTCGGCGCCCGCCAGTGCATCGGCCGC CGCCTCGCCGAGGCCGAGATGATGCTCTTTCTCGTGCAC GTCTTGAGCAACTTCACCATCGAGGCGGTGTCCACCGAGGACATCCGCACGGTCTTCCGCTTCATCCTCATGCCCGAGAAGTCGCCCCTGCTCACCTTCCGGACCCTCGACTGA